The nucleotide sequence CCTCGCTCGCCTGCTAGGCCAACTTGAAGATTGGCTGACTCACAACTCATTTCCTGACGGGAGCGAGTTCCAACGCGAGATCGCAGGAGCCGCTCGGCAACTGGATGTGGCTGATATCCCCCCTTTGCCGCTGCCCTAAAAGGGATACGATCTGACGGCGGTTACCAGCAAATCCAAGCAATCGCCCAAGCTTCAGAGGTTCAAGCCCGATTCCAAGCAAAGCGAACTTGACCGGGCAAATACTGAGCGATTTCTGAGTTTGATTCCGAACTCAGAACTGCTTTTATCGCCCCGAACACAGCGATCGTGACATCCGTAGCACCTACATTTTTAGGCACTCCAGCTTCCTCTTGAATCCGACGCAGAAACATCTCATCCCTAACATCCAAGGGAGCGCGAACCTGGCTCAACCAGCGGACTAACGGATTGGTATCGCGCCACAGTTGGGCGATCGATCCCGTTTGCAGATCGAGCCCGGATTCAATCTCGTCGAGTTCGGCCGCAATGCGGTTGGAGGCTTCAGTGGGCATGAGATCGCGAATCGAGCGAAATACCACTTCTGCAATATCGCGGGCATCGTAGGTGCTATCTAGACCGCCATTAGCGGCCACTGCTTCTAGAAAAACCTGGTAAGGAGAGGGAGAGTCGACCTCTGCGGCAGGGTCTGGAGAGGAGGAAATCTCGGCTGCTGTCATGGGTGAACCTTAAAAGCTTTAACTGTGGACTGAGGAGGACGAGCTGCGATCGCATCGTGGAAAGTGTCCATCGATGGAGCTAGCCTGCGGCGAGAGAATCAGTCAGTGGGTTGTCGCTGGGGCAAGACCAGTGTCCGAAATCATCCGATCTAGAAGTGCGTCTAGTTGCTCTAACGTAATCAGCCCAAACTGCCAGAGCACCATGTGCAGTGGACCTTGCAAGCGTTGAGCGTGGCGCATCGCCAGGTCGAGTTCTTCAGCAGAGACTGAAAACTCTTCCCGCAGCACTTTAACCAGATCGGTATCGGACATTAGAGGAGCCAAAGGCAGTAAAGCAACTATAACGGCTTTAATTAACTTTTGTAAACAAATTGAGAAAAAGGAATCCCCCGAGGCGGTCTTGGCCGTCTGACGTAGGTCTATTCGCTGGGTGGAGAAGAAAGAGGGTTAGCTAAATTGTTGAGTTAACTCTGCTGTCTTCAACACCACCTCTCGTTCTCGACCGTTGCGGTTAATGGATAGAGTGACCTCCGTCCCCACTGGCAAGCCCGAGATCGCGCCCTGCATCTGGCTGGCTTCGGTAACCGCCTCGCCATTGAGACCGATGATGATATCCCCGCCCTGCAAGCCAGCCGCAGCTGCAGGGGACTTCGCCACCACATCCACAATCAAGACGCCACTGGTGACGGTTTCGTCGAAATTAAAGCTCAGATCCCGCTGCTGTAACTGCTCCACCACTTCGGGGGAAAGCGTATTCATCCGCACCCCCACATAAGAGCGCACGACCTTACCGTTGCTTAACAATTGATCGAGAATAATTTGGGCTTCATTGACTGGAATAGCAAAGCCAATCCCTTCTGCGCCGCGAATAATGGCCGTGTTAATCCCCACCACTTCGCCATCGATATTAATCAGCGGGCCACCCGAATTGCCGGGATTGATGGCTGCATCTGTTTGAATGAAATCAATGCGGCGATCGCCCACTCGAATTTCCTGGCTGGTGCGGCCCAAAGCACTAACGATCCCTGCCGTAACGCTATTGCTCAGCCCTAACGGACTGCCGAGGGCAACCACCCATTCGCCAGGACGCAACAGGCCGGAGTCGCCAAACCCAATGGCAGGCAACGGTTCATCGGTTTCCAACTGCACGACAGCCAAATCAGTGAGGGGATCGCGGCCGATCACTCGCCCTGCATATTCTCGTCCGTCGGCCAGGGTGGCCCTCACCACGTCCGCATTGTTGACGACGTGGGCATTGGTGACGACCATCCCCGCTTCGCTAACAATAAAACCCGATCCAGACCCTCGTTGTTCGAAGCCTCTGCCTCTGGGCGATCGCTCCGGATCTCGCTCGTTGGGTCGACGGGGACCGGGTTCGGGTAAAAAGTCATCTAAAAAGCGCCGGAAAGGGGTGCGGGGAGCAGAGTTGTCTGGATTGACTGCTATGCGGCGGGCTGTTTGTAATTGCACGACAGCAGGAGCAGCCCGCTCGGCAGCGTCGGCAATAAAGTTGAGGCCGTAATTGCTCCGTTCGCTGGGGGCTGAGAGTTCGTCACTGAGATCGAAGATGGGATTCTCAACGTCGTGGGAGGGCGAGGGAAAAGATTCTGCGGCTGATGGATTGTCTGCTCGGGGTTGCGAGGGCCGCTCGATCGCACTGCTGCAGGCTACCAGGGATAACAGCCCTACCCCAACGCAAGACCGGACTATCCAACGAAGAGACGGAGAAGTGGGAGACATGCGCGATCGCCGGTGACAGGGCCGACGCCTCAAACAGACCAATATGCTGAAATTCTAACTGTTCTGCCTCGGGGATTGGGTTACGGAACCGGAATCTCTGCGCTGAAGGTGATGGTGCCGCGCGTTTATTCCCGATCCTGTTTGGGCGCAAAGGCAATATCTTCGTAAATGCCTGCCATTGCGAGCTCGACAGGGATACTTGCCATTGTTACGGTTGTTTCCAGCCCTTCGTAAGACGTTAAAACCCATTGAGTGTCTGTCGTTTTGATGTAGCGATCGATGAATGGTCGAGATTGGCTGACCAGTAAGTATTCCGAGAAAGTTGGGATGGAGCGGTAGTAAAGGAATTTATTGCCTCGATCGTAGGCTTCTGTCGAGGGGGATAGGACTTCAACGATGAGTTTTGGATTCAGAATTTCATCTCGGCGGTTGTCGTTGAACTGGGGTGGCCCCTCGATAGCTGCGATATCTGCGTAGGTACCTCGTCGGTATTGAGGAATCCAAATGCGTAAATCGCTGGTGATGGGTTTGAAGGAGGTGCCTTTCAGGGCAATTCGCAACAGGGCATAGATATTGCCAGCAATCTGGCTGTGCTCTAACGTACCTCCCGGCATAAGGGCGACTCCCCCATTGCGGTACTCGTGGCGCTCTTCCGAGGCTTCTTCCAAGGCCCGATAAGCAGTGAGGGTATAGGGTTGCGCGAGGGTGGGAGCAGTCATGGCGATCGCCCTGCAAAGGCTTTGCTGTCAGGGTAGCTCATCTGGGCGAAAGCCTCGATTGGCGATCGCTCTCTCGATGATTTCGAAATAGAAAATCGAGCAATCGTAACGCAAAATTTGACGGGAATTCTCTTGGGTCAACCGAGTGGCGTAAAAGCTGTTTCTCCCCTCTCCCTGGGGCTATCCATTAGGCACAAGTCGATGGAGAGCTTACTGTGACTGGATTATAAACTGCAGTAGAGACTGAAGCAGTTGTAGCCGGAGGGAGAGAAACCATGCAAGATTGGGTCAGCCAAGAAATCAACCCGATCCACTTCGCCGATTTGCGACATGCAAAGCGGTTGGGGCAGATCGTCACAGACTTGAGTGAGCAGCCCACAGCGAGCGTGCCTCAGGCGAGTGGGAATGCCTCAGTGGCCCAAGGAACCTATCGATTTTGGGCCAACCCGAAGGTGAGCACGAGCAGCATTCTGGACAGTCATCGTGATGGAGTGGTCAGGCGGGCCCTCACGGGCAAGACGGTGCTGGCCATTCAAGACACAACGGATTTCGACTTCACCACTCACCCCCAGACCGAAGGGCTGGGCTTCATCAATCAAAGCCATCA is from Synechococcus sp. PCC 7336 and encodes:
- a CDS encoding DUF2267 domain-containing protein, translating into MTAAEISSSPDPAAEVDSPSPYQVFLEAVAANGGLDSTYDARDIAEVVFRSIRDLMPTEASNRIAAELDEIESGLDLQTGSIAQLWRDTNPLVRWLSQVRAPLDVRDEMFLRRIQEEAGVPKNVGATDVTIAVFGAIKAVLSSESNSEIAQYLPGQVRFAWNRA
- a CDS encoding DUF2949 domain-containing protein, which gives rise to MSDTDLVKVLREEFSVSAEELDLAMRHAQRLQGPLHMVLWQFGLITLEQLDALLDRMISDTGLAPATTH
- a CDS encoding trypsin-like peptidase domain-containing protein; translated protein: MSPTSPSLRWIVRSCVGVGLLSLVACSSAIERPSQPRADNPSAAESFPSPSHDVENPIFDLSDELSAPSERSNYGLNFIADAAERAAPAVVQLQTARRIAVNPDNSAPRTPFRRFLDDFLPEPGPRRPNERDPERSPRGRGFEQRGSGSGFIVSEAGMVVTNAHVVNNADVVRATLADGREYAGRVIGRDPLTDLAVVQLETDEPLPAIGFGDSGLLRPGEWVVALGSPLGLSNSVTAGIVSALGRTSQEIRVGDRRIDFIQTDAAINPGNSGGPLINIDGEVVGINTAIIRGAEGIGFAIPVNEAQIILDQLLSNGKVVRSYVGVRMNTLSPEVVEQLQQRDLSFNFDETVTSGVLIVDVVAKSPAAAAGLQGGDIIIGLNGEAVTEASQMQGAISGLPVGTEVTLSINRNGREREVVLKTAELTQQFS
- a CDS encoding Uma2 family endonuclease, with product MTAPTLAQPYTLTAYRALEEASEERHEYRNGGVALMPGGTLEHSQIAGNIYALLRIALKGTSFKPITSDLRIWIPQYRRGTYADIAAIEGPPQFNDNRRDEILNPKLIVEVLSPSTEAYDRGNKFLYYRSIPTFSEYLLVSQSRPFIDRYIKTTDTQWVLTSYEGLETTVTMASIPVELAMAGIYEDIAFAPKQDRE